In Pseudoxanthomonas sp. SE1, the genomic stretch GATGCGCCGGCCAGGGACAACGGAAAGGGCGAATGGACTGGGCGAAGTACCGCACCACGACCTTTGACGAACTCATCCAGGCCGATGGACGGCCGCGTCCGGCCGCACGCCGGTTGGTGGAGTACCTGGCGGGTCTCTCCGGTCGCGAACTGGCCGAACGCCAGCTCGCCGCCGACGTGGTGGCGCGCGTGCAGGGCATCACCTTCACCGTGTATTCCGATGGCCGCAACGTCGACCGCACGCTGCCGTTCGACCTGATCCCGCGCATCATCCCGCTCAGCGAGTGGCAACGCACCGAGGCCGGGCTGAAACAGCGCATGCGCGCGCTGAACCTGTTCATCGGCGACATCTACGGCAAGCAGCAGATCGTCAAGGACAAGGTGTTCCCGGCGATGCTGCTGAAGGACTCGGTGAACTTCCGCGAGCAGTGCGTCGGTGTCACGCCGCCACTTGGCGTATGGGCGCACATCTGCGGTTCGGACCTGGTGCGCGACGGCGATGGCACGCTGTACGCGCTGGAAGACAACCTGCGCATCCCGTCCGGCGTCAGCTACATGCTGGAAAACCGCATGGTGGCCAAGCGGGTGTTCCCGGAGCTGTTCGGGACCAGCTCGATCCTGCCGGTGGACGAGTATCCGTCGCAGCTGTACGACACCCTGGCGGCCTTGTCGCCACGCCCCGGCAACACCCCCGTCATCGCGCTGCTGACACCGGGCGTGTTCAACAGTGCGTACTTCGAGCATGCCTACCTCGCGCAGGCCATGGGCATCGAACTGGTCGAAGGCAGCGACCTGTTCGTCGCCGACGATGACTGCACCTACATGCGGACC encodes the following:
- a CDS encoding circularly permuted type 2 ATP-grasp protein; its protein translation is MDWAKYRTTTFDELIQADGRPRPAARRLVEYLAGLSGRELAERQLAADVVARVQGITFTVYSDGRNVDRTLPFDLIPRIIPLSEWQRTEAGLKQRMRALNLFIGDIYGKQQIVKDKVFPAMLLKDSVNFREQCVGVTPPLGVWAHICGSDLVRDGDGTLYALEDNLRIPSGVSYMLENRMVAKRVFPELFGTSSILPVDEYPSQLYDTLAALSPRPGNTPVIALLTPGVFNSAYFEHAYLAQAMGIELVEGSDLFVADDDCTYMRTVYGPQRVDVIYRRVDDLFIDPDVFHPESVLGVPGLIRSWRAGKVALANAPGAGVADDKVVFAYVPKMIKYYLDEDPILPNVPSYLCHNAKERKYVLENIEKLVVKPANESGGYGMLIGPRSTKRQREKFKALIEANPRNYMAQPTLALSTAPIVTKQGPSPRHIDLRPFVLSREDTYVTTGGLTRVAMVKGSLVVNSSQGGGAKDTWVVDLSDHDEEAA